GTGTATATCCAGGATCAACTGGTCGGGCGTCTGTTTCAGGAACAATCGGCGTCGTTCAATCTGCCCGCAGGCGATGTGTCGATCCGCTTGCGCCTGCTGCCAGGTGGTGTGTTCGGTTGCGATCCGGGCATGGAAGCGCAGAACGGCACGCGGATCAAAATCCGGGCGGGCGACATTCTCAAATTCCGCATTGCTGCCAACCTAAATGGCTTGTATCTCAAGCACGCCGACCTGAACTATTGATCCAGGCTTGACATTGACCTCATAGAAAGGTTGATCCTTGCTGGCATTACGTCTTCAGGGAGTGTTCAAGATGCTCAAGCCGGTTTCTTTCGATTTGCCGATTTCCGGGATGACCTGCGCCAGTTGCGCGGGTCGCGTTGAACGTGCGCTGGCCAAAGTGCCCGGCGTCAGTCGTGTCAGCGTCAATCTGGCCAACGAACAGGCCCACGTCGAAACCCTCACGCCGCTGGACCCGGCGACGCTGATCGCCGCCGTGGTAAAGGCAGGCTACGGCGCCACGACCCTGGAAAACCAACCGACCGAGGTTGACTACCAACAGCACCTGCGCAAGGAACGCTGGGCATTGTTCCTGGCTATCGCCCTGGCGGTGCCTTTGCTGCTGCCGATGCTGCTTGAACCACTTGGCGTGCACTGGATGTTGCCGGCATGGGTGCAATTCGCCTTGGCGACACCGGTGCAGTTCATTTTGGGTGCGCGCTTCTATGTCGCTGCCTGGAAAGCCGTGCGCGCCGGTGCTGGCAACATGGATTTGCTGGTGGCACTCGGCACCAGCGCCGGGTATGGCTTGAGTCTGTACGAATGGGCCAACTCGGCGCCGGGCAGCATGCCGCATCTGTATTTCGAGGCTTCAGCGGTGGTCATCGCCTTGGTTTTGCTGGGCAAATACCTTGAAAGCCGAGCCAAGCGCCAGACGGCCAGCGCGATTCGCGCCCTTGAAGCCTTGCGTCCGGAACGCGCCATCCAGGTCATCGACGGCCAGGAACACGACGTAGCGATCAGCGCCCTGCGTCTCGGCGATCTGGTCGCAGTGAAACCTGGCGAACGTTTCCCGGTCGATGGCCAGGTGCTGGAAGGCCGCAGCCACGCAGACGAAGCCTTGATCAGTGGCGAAAGCCTGCCAGTGCCGAAACAGCCCGGCGATAAAGTCACCGGTGGCGCGATCAACGGTGAAGGCCGCCTGGTGGTGAAGACCACGGCCTTGGGCGCGGAAACGGTGCTGGCGCGGATCATTCGTCTGGTGGAAGACGCTCAGACGGGCAAAGCGCCGATCCAGAAACTGGTGGATAAAGTCAGCCAGGTGTTCGTCCCGGTCGTATTGCTGATCGCCTTGGCAACGTTGGTTGGCTGGCTGCTGGCCGATGCGTCACTGGAAACGGCGCTGATCAATGCCGTCGCGGTGCTGGTGATCGCTTGTCCCTGCGCGCTCGGTCTGGCGACGCCCACTGCAATCATGGCCGGGACCGGCGTGGCGGCGCGCTACGGCATTCTGATCAAGGACGCCGAAGCACTGGAACGCGCCCACGAAGTGACCGCCGTGGTCTTCGACAAGACCGGCACCCTGACGTCGGGCACGCCGCGCATCGCGCACCTGACGGCGGTCGCTGGCAGCGAAGAGCAAATCCTTGAATGGGCCGGTGCGTTGCAACGCGGCAGCGAGCATCCGCTGGCCAGGGCCGTACTGGATGCCTGCAAGGAATTGCATATCAACCCGACCACCGTTGAGAACAGCCAGTCCCTGGCCGGACGCGGAATTGCCGGTACATTTCAGGGCCGCATGCTCGCCCTGGGCAATCGCCGTCTGCTGGAAGAACACGCCTTGCCTATGGGTGAATTGGCGGATGCCGCACGGACCTGGGAAGCCGAAGGCCGCACCTTATCCTGGCTGATCGAACAGAGCCCCAATCCCGCCGTGCTGGGCCTGTTCGCCTTTGGTGACACGTTGAAACCCGGCGCGCTGCATGCCGTGCAACAGTTGTCGGCGCGACATATCAGCAGCCATTTGCTGACCGGCGACAATCAAGGCAGCGCGCGGGTAGTGGCCCAGGCGCTGGGCATCAGTGACGTGCACGCCGAAGTGTTGCCCGCCGACAAGGCCGCGACGGTGATCGCACTGAAAAAGCATCATGTGGTGGCAATGGTTGGCGACGGCATCAACGACGCGCCCGCGCTGGCGGCCGCCGACATCGGCATCGCCATGGGTGGCGGCACCGATGTGGCCATGCAGGCAGCCGGGATCACCCTGATGCGCGGTGACCCACGATTGATTCCGGCGGCGCTGGACATCAGCCGCAAAACCTACGCAAAGATTCGCCAGAATCTGTTCTGGGCGTTCGTCTATAACCTGATCGGCATTCCATTGGCGGCGTTCGGTTTTCTCAACCCGGTGCTGGCGGGCGCGGCAATGGCGTTGTCCAGCGTCAGCGTGGTCAGCAACGCCTTGTTGCTCAAGACGTGGAAGCCCGACGAGCAGGAGGATCAGCAATGAACATCGGCCAGGCGGCGAAAAACAGTGGCCTGAGCGCCAAGATGATTCGTTATTACGAGTCCACCGGACTGCTCAAACCCGCGCATCGCAGCGACAGCGGTTATCGCCTTTACGCGAGCGAAGACTTGCATACCCTGGCGTTCATCAAGCGCTCGCGGGATCTGGGATTTTCTCTCGAAGAAGTCGGCAAGCTGCTGACCTTGTGGCAAGACCGGCAACGCGCCAGCGCCGACGTCAAGGCGCTG
This genomic window from Pseudomonas sp. G.S.17 contains:
- a CDS encoding heavy metal translocating P-type ATPase; translation: MLKPVSFDLPISGMTCASCAGRVERALAKVPGVSRVSVNLANEQAHVETLTPLDPATLIAAVVKAGYGATTLENQPTEVDYQQHLRKERWALFLAIALAVPLLLPMLLEPLGVHWMLPAWVQFALATPVQFILGARFYVAAWKAVRAGAGNMDLLVALGTSAGYGLSLYEWANSAPGSMPHLYFEASAVVIALVLLGKYLESRAKRQTASAIRALEALRPERAIQVIDGQEHDVAISALRLGDLVAVKPGERFPVDGQVLEGRSHADEALISGESLPVPKQPGDKVTGGAINGEGRLVVKTTALGAETVLARIIRLVEDAQTGKAPIQKLVDKVSQVFVPVVLLIALATLVGWLLADASLETALINAVAVLVIACPCALGLATPTAIMAGTGVAARYGILIKDAEALERAHEVTAVVFDKTGTLTSGTPRIAHLTAVAGSEEQILEWAGALQRGSEHPLARAVLDACKELHINPTTVENSQSLAGRGIAGTFQGRMLALGNRRLLEEHALPMGELADAARTWEAEGRTLSWLIEQSPNPAVLGLFAFGDTLKPGALHAVQQLSARHISSHLLTGDNQGSARVVAQALGISDVHAEVLPADKAATVIALKKHHVVAMVGDGINDAPALAAADIGIAMGGGTDVAMQAAGITLMRGDPRLIPAALDISRKTYAKIRQNLFWAFVYNLIGIPLAAFGFLNPVLAGAAMALSSVSVVSNALLLKTWKPDEQEDQQ
- the cueR gene encoding Cu(I)-responsive transcriptional regulator produces the protein MNIGQAAKNSGLSAKMIRYYESTGLLKPAHRSDSGYRLYASEDLHTLAFIKRSRDLGFSLEEVGKLLTLWQDRQRASADVKALARQHIVELNQKIDELASLRDTLQELVEHCQGDDRPDCPILKDLASGGCCG